A part of Uloborus diversus isolate 005 chromosome 6, Udiv.v.3.1, whole genome shotgun sequence genomic DNA contains:
- the LOC129223836 gene encoding ubiquitin-conjugating enzyme E2-24 kDa-like, translating into MASSSGSGPSSSRGRASGPSSSNSEKDGKEKSANPKMSKALNTSMRRIQKELAEITLDPPPNCSAGPKGDNLYEWVSTILGPPGSAYEGGVFFLDIHFSPEYPFKPPKVTFRTRIYHCNINSQGVICLDILKDNWSPALTISKVLLSICSLLTDSNPADPLVGSIATQYLQHREEHDRIARLWTKRYAT; encoded by the coding sequence ATGGCGTCATCCAGTGGTTCTGGGCCAAGTTCCTCCCGAGGTCGCGCTAGTGGGCCGTCGTCATCAAACTCGGAAAAGGACGGCAAAGAAAAGAGTGCTAATCCCAAAATGTCGAAGGCGCTGAACACTAGTATGCGTCGAATTCAAAAGGAATTGGCTGAAATAACATTGGATCCACCGCCCAACTGCAGTGCTGGGCCTAAAGGAGATAACTTATACGAATGGGTGTCAACGATCCTCGGGCCTCCCGGATCTGCTTATGAAGGCGGGGTATTTTTTCTCGATATCCATTTCTCCCCGGAATATCCATTTAAACCACCGAAAGTTACTTTCCGCACAAGAATTTACCACTGTAATATCAATAGTCAAGGTGTGATTTGTTTGGATATATTGAAGGATAATTGGAGTCCCGCACTTACTATTTCTAAAGTACTTTTGTCAATATGTTCCTTGCTGACTGATAGTAATCCTGCGGATCCTTTGGTGGGTAGTATCGCTACCCAGTATCTCCAGCATAGAGAAGAACACGATCGCATCGCCCGTCTGTGGACAAAGCGTTACGCCACATAA